One segment of Mycolicibacterium sp. YH-1 DNA contains the following:
- a CDS encoding LuxR family transcriptional regulator yields the protein MRVAVPGGVLLGRTPEQQHLAGLLSEAQTGRSGVLIVRGEAGIGKTALIDSVLSHAPELQVIHSHGAESEMELAYAGLQQVCAPLVGLLDRLPGPQRKALQVALGLADGVGAPDQLLVGLAVLTLLAEAGAQQPTACVIDDAHWIDRASMSALTFAARRLLADRVVMVFGSRRPLDLMAGLPELVLHGLTVSDARALLGAVVPGRLTDRARDSIIAESGGNPLPILELHRALTPGELAGGYGLARARSISGRIEDTFLQQFRKLPSPTRTLLLIAAAEPTGESSWLWAAARSLGIDVDAAEPAENAGLVSLNGRMRFRHPLVRSAIYGNATLAERRRVHEALAQTIIDPRAADHRTWHRAHAASTADEQLATDLELAAEQARARGGTAAAAAFLVQAVGATPDPDQRAGRALRAAQAELDAGALDATARMLEQAAELADDELTSAHVDLLRAKMAFAARRGRDGPPLLLAAARRLAPIDAGLARETYLEAFMYSMIVGRSSGSEPFWPADVAHEAKRAPPAVGPPTAMDLLLDGLIVRYTDGYVAAAGLLKHAIAEFLKEDDDAVDPRWHNITNRVCLDLFDQDAYNLLTVRQLNKLRVAGELTMLPIALWTYAGLCVGTGHIATVAATLEEADAITTATGAVPQTSLEPYIAAYRGQKKLCLESARTTIAGASARGEGNEVTVTHYAVAILHNGLGNYSKAVHASLSGLDDDDFGLVGYLLPELIEGATRCGENVIAKDALARLVERTDASGTPTALGVAARSRALVNDGASANDDFLEAIVHLQKSPVAVFLARAHLVYGEWLRRGNRRAEARTQLRTAYDLFEEMGIDGFASRTSRELAAAGVTVNQPVKGSAITLTTQERHITRLVREGHTNSEIAAQLFISPRTVEWHLSHIFAKLDVRSRREIRSVAIDLS from the coding sequence ATGCGCGTGGCCGTACCGGGTGGCGTCTTGCTGGGTCGCACACCCGAGCAACAGCACCTCGCCGGACTGTTGAGTGAAGCGCAAACAGGCCGCAGCGGTGTGTTGATCGTGCGTGGAGAAGCCGGTATCGGTAAGACCGCGCTGATCGATTCGGTGCTGAGTCACGCGCCGGAACTCCAGGTGATCCACAGCCACGGCGCGGAGTCCGAGATGGAGTTGGCGTACGCCGGCCTCCAACAGGTGTGCGCCCCGCTCGTCGGCCTACTGGACCGTCTACCCGGCCCGCAACGCAAGGCCTTGCAGGTCGCGTTGGGCCTCGCCGACGGCGTCGGGGCTCCGGATCAACTGCTCGTCGGGCTCGCAGTGCTGACCTTGTTGGCGGAGGCCGGCGCGCAACAGCCCACAGCCTGCGTCATCGACGACGCTCATTGGATCGACCGAGCGTCGATGAGTGCGCTGACATTTGCGGCGCGTCGCCTCCTGGCGGACCGGGTTGTCATGGTGTTCGGATCACGACGCCCCCTCGACCTGATGGCAGGCCTGCCCGAGCTGGTGTTGCACGGCTTGACTGTCTCGGACGCGCGCGCCCTCCTCGGCGCCGTGGTGCCTGGGCGACTCACTGACCGTGCTCGTGACAGCATCATCGCCGAGTCCGGCGGAAACCCGCTCCCCATCCTAGAGCTGCATCGCGCGCTGACCCCTGGCGAGCTGGCAGGCGGATACGGGCTCGCCCGGGCGAGATCGATATCCGGGCGCATCGAAGACACCTTCCTTCAACAGTTTCGGAAGCTGCCATCACCCACTCGCACACTGCTGCTGATTGCCGCCGCCGAGCCGACCGGCGAATCGTCCTGGCTGTGGGCGGCCGCACGCAGTTTGGGAATCGACGTGGACGCGGCAGAGCCCGCCGAAAATGCCGGACTGGTGTCCCTGAACGGCCGTATGCGATTTCGGCATCCTCTGGTCCGATCGGCCATCTACGGCAACGCCACGCTCGCCGAGCGCAGGCGCGTCCACGAAGCCCTGGCTCAGACGATCATCGATCCGCGCGCCGCTGATCACCGCACGTGGCATCGTGCACATGCCGCCAGTACCGCCGACGAGCAACTCGCCACCGATCTGGAACTGGCCGCCGAGCAGGCACGAGCGCGCGGCGGCACCGCAGCGGCCGCCGCGTTTCTTGTGCAGGCCGTCGGAGCGACACCGGATCCGGACCAGCGGGCTGGCCGGGCCCTGCGGGCTGCACAGGCCGAACTCGATGCGGGCGCGTTGGATGCGACCGCGCGAATGCTCGAACAAGCTGCCGAACTCGCGGACGACGAATTGACCAGCGCGCATGTCGATCTTCTACGCGCAAAGATGGCATTCGCCGCGCGACGCGGCCGCGACGGGCCCCCCTTGCTCCTCGCCGCTGCCCGACGACTCGCGCCGATCGACGCCGGGTTGGCGCGGGAGACCTATCTCGAGGCATTCATGTACTCGATGATTGTGGGCCGGTCCTCCGGCAGCGAGCCCTTCTGGCCGGCCGACGTGGCTCACGAGGCGAAGCGCGCACCGCCTGCCGTGGGCCCACCGACGGCGATGGATCTCCTCCTGGACGGCCTCATCGTTCGATACACCGACGGGTATGTTGCGGCCGCAGGCTTGCTTAAACACGCGATCGCCGAATTCTTGAAGGAGGACGACGACGCCGTTGATCCCAGATGGCACAACATCACCAACCGGGTGTGCTTGGACCTCTTCGATCAGGACGCGTACAACCTGCTGACCGTCCGGCAGCTAAACAAGCTGCGCGTCGCAGGCGAATTGACGATGCTGCCGATCGCATTGTGGACGTATGCCGGTCTATGTGTCGGCACCGGCCACATCGCCACCGTCGCAGCCACTTTGGAGGAGGCGGATGCGATTACAACCGCCACCGGTGCCGTTCCACAGACATCTCTGGAACCCTACATCGCTGCGTACCGCGGCCAGAAGAAACTCTGCCTCGAGTCCGCGAGGACGACCATCGCCGGCGCGTCAGCTCGAGGCGAGGGTAACGAGGTCACGGTGACGCACTACGCCGTGGCCATCCTGCACAACGGGCTAGGCAACTACTCAAAAGCCGTACACGCTAGCCTGTCTGGCCTCGACGACGACGACTTCGGACTCGTCGGCTACCTATTGCCTGAGTTGATCGAAGGTGCGACGCGGTGCGGTGAGAACGTGATTGCCAAGGACGCGCTGGCGCGACTGGTCGAGCGGACAGACGCGAGCGGTACCCCAACCGCCCTTGGCGTGGCAGCCCGCTCCAGGGCTCTGGTCAACGACGGAGCGAGTGCCAACGACGACTTCCTTGAGGCTATCGTTCACTTGCAGAAGAGCCCAGTCGCCGTGTTCTTGGCGCGTGCCCATCTTGTCTATGGCGAATGGCTACGACGGGGCAATCGCAGAGCCGAGGCCCGCACCCAACTGCGCACCGCCTACGACCTGTTCGAGGAAATGGGCATCGACGGCTTCGCGTCGAGGACGAGTCGTGAACTCGCCGCAGCAGGCGTGACGGTTAACCAGCCCGTGAAAGGCTCTGCCATCACGTTGACGACGCAGGAACGTCACATAACGAGATTGGTGCGCGAAGGCCACACCAACTCAGAGATCGCTGCTCAATTGTTCATCAGTCCCCGGACCGTGGAGTGGCACTTGAGTCACATCTTTGCCAAGCTCGATGTCAGATCTCGTCGGGAAATACGCTCCGTTGCAATCGATCTGTCGTAG
- the mdlC gene encoding benzoylformate decarboxylase gives MTALRGSIGKQKVTVREATIDLLRTHGLSTWFGNPGSSELTLLEDFPSDFRYVLGLQEMVPVGMADAYAQITGRPAIVNLHTAPGLGNAQGALYNAYINKTPLIVTAGNQRRDLQNQMCLLTNVDATNVPKPFVKWSAEPAIASEVPAVLARAIHIANTAPRGPVFVSLPMDDMAVELTDKQSSDIDVVRTRTVTHAVGFPDEVAADIAARLNKAKSPAIIVGGDVERFGVWEAVIALAERTQSIVLTAPLTGLSGFPENHPLYHGSLPPGAGWISKALTGRDLVVVIGAPVFRYYPKIAGPYLPEGTSLIHITNDPDEAARAPVGDAIVADLRAAAEAVLTHVTQSTRTGPDPRDPVNDPGSVTAPLSPEVLWSTVGLRLPADTLLVTEAGSNEFPIGACVRPGHPFSHLTAAGGGLGFGLPAAVGAQLAAPDRPVVAAMGDGSMHYAITSLWTAAHYGIPLTIVVASNSEYGILKEFGVIEHTSGVPGLDLPGLDIVATARSYGVDAHEAKTTDDVAELLNAGIADRDRPTLINVTTTPVDA, from the coding sequence ATGACAGCGCTCAGGGGCAGCATCGGTAAGCAGAAGGTAACTGTTCGGGAGGCCACGATCGATCTTCTCCGGACGCATGGTCTGAGCACGTGGTTTGGCAACCCGGGATCGTCTGAGTTGACGCTTCTCGAAGACTTTCCCTCCGACTTCCGCTACGTGCTGGGTCTGCAGGAGATGGTGCCGGTCGGGATGGCCGACGCCTATGCGCAGATCACCGGCCGCCCGGCGATCGTCAACCTGCACACCGCGCCGGGTCTCGGCAACGCCCAGGGAGCCCTCTACAACGCCTATATCAACAAGACGCCCTTGATCGTCACGGCCGGCAATCAGCGCCGCGACTTGCAGAACCAGATGTGTCTGCTGACCAACGTCGACGCGACCAACGTGCCCAAGCCGTTCGTGAAGTGGTCTGCCGAGCCGGCTATTGCCAGTGAAGTCCCCGCGGTGCTGGCCCGCGCGATCCATATCGCCAACACTGCTCCTCGCGGGCCGGTGTTTGTGTCACTTCCCATGGACGACATGGCCGTTGAGCTCACCGACAAGCAGTCTTCGGACATCGATGTGGTCCGCACCCGAACCGTCACTCACGCAGTCGGATTCCCCGACGAGGTGGCCGCCGACATCGCTGCCCGGCTCAATAAGGCGAAGTCGCCGGCGATCATCGTGGGCGGCGACGTCGAACGCTTCGGTGTCTGGGAGGCGGTGATCGCCTTGGCCGAACGCACCCAGTCGATCGTGCTGACCGCGCCGCTGACGGGACTGTCCGGCTTCCCCGAGAATCATCCGCTGTATCACGGCAGCCTTCCACCGGGTGCAGGTTGGATTTCGAAGGCCTTGACCGGCCGGGACCTCGTCGTCGTGATCGGCGCACCGGTATTCCGGTACTACCCCAAGATCGCGGGCCCTTACCTGCCCGAGGGCACCAGCCTGATCCACATCACCAACGACCCAGACGAAGCCGCCCGAGCACCGGTCGGTGACGCGATCGTCGCAGACCTGCGTGCTGCCGCAGAAGCCGTGCTGACGCATGTCACGCAATCGACGAGAACTGGGCCGGATCCGCGCGATCCGGTCAACGACCCAGGCAGCGTGACCGCGCCGTTGTCACCGGAGGTCCTATGGTCCACCGTCGGCCTGCGTCTGCCCGCGGACACACTGCTGGTGACCGAGGCAGGTAGCAATGAGTTCCCGATCGGTGCGTGTGTGCGGCCGGGGCATCCGTTCTCCCATCTCACCGCCGCTGGCGGAGGCCTCGGCTTCGGGCTGCCCGCCGCGGTCGGAGCGCAACTGGCTGCACCCGACAGACCGGTGGTTGCCGCCATGGGCGACGGTTCGATGCACTACGCGATCACGTCTCTGTGGACCGCCGCGCACTACGGCATCCCGCTGACCATCGTCGTGGCATCCAACTCCGAATACGGAATCCTCAAGGAATTCGGCGTCATCGAACACACCTCTGGCGTCCCCGGACTCGACCTGCCCGGCCTGGACATCGTGGCCACCGCCCGCAGCTACGGCGTCGACGCCCACGAAGCAAAGACCACCGACGACGTGGCCGAGCTCCTCAACGCCGGAATCGCCGACCGCGACCGACCCACTCTGATCAACGTCACCACGACGCCGGTCGACGCCTAG
- a CDS encoding FAD-linked oxidase C-terminal domain-containing protein: MSTDTAGNAVAADASLIDSFSRAVAGRAELVTDEAVLTERGHDFWGFGGTAGLLLRPAGRDEIAAIMRVANEHHVAVVPRGGASNCSAGMMPAADRVLLDLSGLDQILEIDVDKRRARVEPGVINSDLQEALAPHGLCFSPDPVSAHLATVAGNIIENAGGPHALKYGVTYNHVLSVDIVLADGSTVMLAADDAGPDLLGVLIGSEGTLGIIVEATVALRPLPEVTHSLMGAFASARAAADTVAAVIASGVVPAAVEWLDRQGIAGLQQFYDTGYPLDADAIVLIDVDGTSVEVERDQPIVEKVLRERATEVRIAEDEKSRTALWYGRLNAPNSVKQSGKGFFIGDVTVPRQHIPEMQEAIQAAAARHADGLLFIAVTGHAGDGDLHPTTFFEKDNPKAASALEAANNEIIEAALNLGGTITGEHGVGTEKRQFMTKRFTPVEIAAQRAIKTAFDPAGLLNPGIMLPDLSPDEPDVRTFGRAVHDTLRGDPKSLPAKALTTGDNTDIAVNLGNLSLVVGAEATVDQINRYLEQHSVACAAIPGSGGDRTIGEVVATATGDERIEIRHGLLGADVTVVDGQAPARFGGENMKDVAGYDTKRLYIGAHGAFGALKTLIFKIAVKV; this comes from the coding sequence ATGAGCACTGACACAGCAGGAAACGCCGTTGCAGCTGATGCCTCACTCATCGACTCGTTCAGCAGGGCAGTGGCCGGTCGCGCGGAACTCGTCACCGACGAAGCGGTCCTGACCGAGCGCGGCCACGACTTCTGGGGCTTCGGTGGAACCGCCGGTCTGCTGTTGCGTCCCGCCGGCCGCGACGAGATCGCCGCCATCATGCGGGTCGCCAACGAACACCACGTTGCGGTGGTCCCCAGGGGTGGGGCGTCGAACTGCTCGGCCGGGATGATGCCTGCCGCCGACCGAGTTCTGCTGGACCTTTCGGGGCTCGACCAGATCCTCGAGATCGACGTCGACAAGCGGCGCGCCCGAGTCGAACCAGGTGTCATCAACTCCGATCTGCAAGAGGCGCTTGCGCCGCACGGGCTGTGCTTCTCGCCGGACCCCGTGTCGGCGCATCTAGCGACAGTGGCGGGCAACATCATCGAAAATGCCGGTGGCCCTCACGCATTGAAGTACGGCGTGACCTACAACCACGTCCTATCCGTGGACATCGTTCTCGCGGACGGGTCCACGGTCATGCTCGCTGCCGATGACGCCGGACCAGACCTCCTTGGCGTGCTCATTGGATCCGAAGGCACACTCGGGATCATCGTTGAGGCGACAGTCGCATTGCGCCCCCTCCCGGAGGTGACGCACAGCCTGATGGGAGCGTTCGCCTCCGCCCGCGCTGCGGCAGACACCGTTGCCGCAGTCATTGCGTCTGGGGTCGTCCCTGCTGCAGTGGAATGGCTGGACCGACAGGGCATCGCCGGGCTGCAGCAGTTCTACGACACCGGTTACCCGCTGGACGCCGACGCGATCGTGCTGATCGATGTCGACGGCACCAGCGTCGAGGTCGAGCGAGATCAGCCGATCGTGGAGAAGGTGTTGCGGGAGCGAGCCACTGAGGTCCGTATCGCCGAGGACGAGAAGTCACGCACCGCCCTCTGGTACGGCCGACTGAACGCACCCAATTCGGTGAAGCAGAGCGGCAAGGGTTTCTTCATCGGCGACGTCACCGTTCCGCGACAACACATTCCCGAAATGCAGGAAGCAATCCAAGCCGCGGCGGCCCGGCACGCCGACGGACTTCTCTTCATCGCGGTGACCGGGCACGCTGGCGACGGCGACCTTCACCCCACCACGTTCTTCGAAAAGGACAACCCCAAGGCAGCGTCGGCGTTGGAGGCAGCGAACAACGAGATCATCGAAGCTGCACTGAATTTGGGGGGCACGATCACCGGCGAGCACGGAGTCGGCACCGAGAAGCGACAGTTCATGACCAAGCGCTTCACGCCGGTGGAGATCGCGGCGCAACGCGCCATCAAGACGGCCTTCGACCCAGCAGGTCTGCTCAATCCCGGCATCATGCTGCCCGATCTCTCGCCTGACGAACCGGACGTGCGTACGTTCGGCCGCGCCGTTCACGACACACTTCGCGGGGACCCGAAGTCTCTGCCCGCCAAAGCGCTCACGACAGGGGACAACACCGACATCGCCGTCAATCTCGGCAATCTCAGCCTGGTCGTCGGCGCCGAGGCCACCGTAGATCAGATCAATCGCTACCTGGAACAGCACTCAGTGGCGTGCGCCGCCATCCCCGGCAGCGGCGGGGATCGCACGATTGGCGAGGTCGTGGCCACTGCGACCGGCGACGAGAGGATCGAGATCCGTCACGGTCTACTGGGCGCCGACGTCACCGTCGTCGACGGCCAGGCACCAGCACGCTTTGGTGGAGAGAACATGAAGGACGTGGCTGGTTACGACACCAAACGGCTGTACATCGGAGCGCACGGGGCATTCGGAGCGCTGAAGACACTCATCTTCAAGATCGCGGTCAAAGTTTGA
- a CDS encoding TetR family transcriptional regulator — protein sequence MVSAEASRADTGAQRDRILDIVAALLETEGYDAVQLREVARRARTSLATIYKRYSTRDELILAALHSWMDEHRYAGLVHQSPPPGESVYEGMMRLLRSIFEPWEDHPAMLTAFFRARAASGGQELFRRGLDITVPSFMGVLADVDEEFVRDLEAILSTVIYGLLGRFSAGELDIAEIVPVLDRTVYWLTTGYDASRGVQDRLGH from the coding sequence ATGGTCAGTGCCGAAGCGAGCCGCGCTGACACAGGTGCGCAACGCGACCGGATTCTCGACATCGTCGCGGCACTGCTCGAAACCGAGGGATATGACGCGGTTCAACTCCGCGAGGTCGCGCGCCGCGCCCGGACCTCGCTCGCCACCATCTACAAGCGCTACTCAACCCGCGACGAGCTGATCCTTGCCGCGCTGCACAGCTGGATGGACGAACACCGGTACGCCGGCTTGGTGCACCAATCTCCTCCGCCCGGCGAGTCGGTATACGAGGGGATGATGCGCCTGCTGCGCTCGATCTTCGAACCGTGGGAGGACCATCCGGCGATGCTCACGGCGTTCTTCCGCGCGAGGGCCGCCTCAGGCGGTCAGGAACTCTTCCGTCGGGGCCTCGACATCACCGTTCCATCCTTCATGGGGGTACTCGCCGACGTCGACGAGGAATTCGTTCGCGACCTCGAGGCCATACTGTCCACGGTGATCTACGGCCTCCTGGGCCGATTCTCAGCGGGGGAACTCGACATCGCAGAGATCGTCCCCGTTCTCGACCGCACGGTGTATTGGCTCACGACGGGATATGACGCGTCGCGGGGCGTTCAGGACCGCCTCGGCCACTGA
- a CDS encoding mycofactocin-coupled SDR family oxidoreductase, producing MGSLDGKVAFITGVARGQGRSHAVRLASEGADIIGVDICADIPSNGYPMANRGELDDTIAMVEQAGGKMLGAVADVRDFAAVNDALSAGVGHFGRLDIVCANAGIATMAFRELTIEEELEQWTDVLDVNLVGAFHTAKAAIPHLLAGRRGGSIVFTSSTAGLRGFGGLQGGGLAYAASKHGIVGLMRTLSNALAPESIRVNTVHPTAVNTMMATNPAMTSFLENYPDGGPHLQNPMPVGLLEPEDISAAIAYLVSDAAKYVTGVTFPVDAGFCNKL from the coding sequence ATGGGTTCACTAGACGGCAAGGTCGCCTTCATTACGGGAGTGGCGCGTGGTCAGGGGCGCAGCCACGCCGTTCGCCTGGCCTCGGAAGGCGCCGACATCATCGGTGTCGACATCTGCGCCGACATCCCGTCCAACGGCTATCCGATGGCCAACCGCGGCGAACTCGACGACACGATCGCGATGGTCGAGCAAGCGGGCGGCAAGATGCTCGGTGCGGTGGCCGACGTCCGCGATTTCGCCGCGGTGAACGACGCGCTCAGCGCAGGCGTCGGGCACTTCGGGCGCCTCGACATCGTGTGTGCCAATGCGGGTATCGCGACTATGGCGTTCCGCGAATTGACCATCGAGGAAGAACTCGAGCAGTGGACCGACGTGCTTGACGTCAACCTGGTGGGGGCGTTCCACACCGCGAAGGCGGCCATTCCCCACCTGCTCGCCGGCCGGCGCGGGGGATCGATCGTCTTCACCAGTTCGACCGCGGGCCTGCGAGGCTTCGGCGGTCTGCAGGGCGGGGGACTCGCGTACGCCGCATCGAAGCACGGCATTGTCGGACTCATGCGGACGCTGTCCAATGCGCTTGCCCCCGAGAGCATCCGGGTGAACACCGTGCATCCGACAGCGGTCAACACCATGATGGCGACGAATCCGGCGATGACGTCGTTCTTGGAGAACTATCCCGACGGCGGGCCGCACCTGCAGAACCCCATGCCGGTCGGGCTCCTCGAACCGGAGGACATCAGCGCGGCGATCGCCTACCTGGTCTCCGACGCCGCCAAGTACGTCACCGGAGTGACGTTTCCGGTCGACGCCGGATTCTGCAACAAGCTGTGA
- a CDS encoding mycofactocin-coupled SDR family oxidoreductase: protein MGRSHAVRLAQEGADLILVDICASLPDVEYPLATREDLDETARLVEKHGRRASVHVVDVRNAAALASAVDEGVAELGGLDASVANAGVLTVGTWDTTTPEQWRTVVDVNLIGTWNTCAAALPHLVERGGSLVNISSAAGLKGTPLHTPYTASKHGVVGLSRALANELAAQNIRVNTVHPTGVETGMQPASLHGLLAEQRPDLVPIFLNAMPIVMAEAIDISNAVLFLISDESRYVTGLEFKVDAGVTLR from the coding sequence ATGGGGCGCAGCCACGCCGTGAGGTTGGCGCAGGAGGGTGCGGACCTCATCCTCGTCGACATCTGTGCGTCGTTGCCCGACGTCGAGTATCCGCTGGCCACGCGGGAAGACCTCGATGAGACAGCACGCCTCGTGGAGAAGCACGGCAGGCGCGCGAGCGTCCACGTCGTGGATGTGCGCAATGCGGCGGCTTTGGCCTCCGCCGTCGACGAGGGTGTCGCCGAGTTGGGCGGACTCGATGCGTCGGTGGCCAATGCCGGCGTGCTGACCGTCGGCACCTGGGACACCACCACCCCGGAGCAGTGGCGGACCGTGGTCGACGTGAACTTGATCGGCACGTGGAACACCTGCGCCGCCGCTTTGCCGCACCTGGTGGAGCGCGGCGGCAGCCTGGTGAACATCAGCTCAGCTGCTGGCCTGAAGGGCACGCCACTGCACACCCCGTACACGGCGTCCAAGCACGGCGTCGTTGGACTGAGCAGGGCTCTTGCCAATGAGCTTGCGGCTCAGAATATCCGGGTCAACACGGTGCACCCCACCGGGGTCGAGACCGGGATGCAGCCTGCCTCGTTGCATGGCCTGCTCGCCGAACAGCGGCCGGACCTGGTGCCGATCTTCCTCAACGCCATGCCGATCGTCATGGCCGAGGCCATCGACATCAGCAACGCGGTGTTGTTCCTCATCTCCGATGAATCCCGATACGTCACCGGGCTTGAGTTCAAAGTCGATGCCGGCGTCACCCTGCGGTGA
- a CDS encoding carboxymuconolactone decarboxylase family protein, whose product MTTIDTDRAERGRRAFSDVMTFPAPAASTPATANMIDFVFAEVWDRPGLSRRNRRFVTLPCVAAADAEGPLRDHVYASLNSGDITIAEIREVVLHFAVYSGWPKASRFNMVVDEQWERIHRDRGQPVPPSDALLPLTTPSDPEARLATGEQAFRDVNCVPYVPTRDNPYSGAGILNFVFGEMWLRPGLGMKERRLVTVACVAFQDAPYPILSHVYAALKSRDISFDEMDELALHFAAYYGWAKGSHLNDEVERQKERVLEEWRTEAASAPR is encoded by the coding sequence ATGACAACGATTGACACCGACCGGGCCGAGCGGGGCAGGCGTGCGTTCTCCGACGTAATGACGTTCCCGGCGCCCGCCGCCTCCACGCCAGCAACGGCGAACATGATCGACTTCGTCTTCGCCGAGGTCTGGGATCGGCCTGGGCTCAGCCGCCGGAATCGACGCTTCGTGACGCTACCCTGCGTCGCCGCCGCCGATGCCGAGGGACCGTTGCGCGATCACGTGTATGCGTCCCTCAACAGCGGTGACATCACCATCGCCGAAATCCGGGAAGTGGTACTGCATTTCGCCGTGTACAGCGGATGGCCGAAGGCCTCCCGATTCAACATGGTGGTCGACGAGCAGTGGGAGCGCATCCACCGCGATCGCGGGCAGCCCGTACCGCCATCCGATGCGCTTCTGCCGCTGACCACACCGAGTGATCCGGAGGCGCGGCTGGCCACCGGGGAGCAGGCATTCCGCGACGTCAACTGCGTGCCCTATGTGCCCACTCGCGACAACCCATACTCCGGTGCCGGCATCCTCAACTTCGTCTTCGGCGAGATGTGGCTTCGCCCGGGGCTCGGGATGAAGGAACGAAGGCTCGTGACGGTGGCGTGCGTGGCGTTCCAGGATGCGCCATACCCGATCTTGAGCCACGTGTATGCGGCGCTGAAGAGTCGCGATATCTCGTTCGACGAAATGGATGAACTCGCCCTGCATTTCGCGGCCTACTACGGCTGGGCGAAGGGATCACACCTCAACGACGAGGTCGAACGACAGAAGGAACGCGTTCTCGAGGAATGGCGGACTGAAGCAGCGAG